In Deferribacteraceae bacterium V6Fe1, one genomic interval encodes:
- a CDS encoding ParA family protein, with translation MGKIIAIANQKGGVGKTTTSVNLAASLAFAEARVLLVDMDPQGNATSGLGFIPSELEKSVYNVIIDNIPVKDVMFKTKVENLSIIPSKIDLTAAEIELVTVLSRETRLKRCLESIKEEFDVIIIDCPPSLGLLTVNSLTAADSVLIPLQCEYYALEGLSQLLNTVKLIRESLNQNLELEGILLTMYDPRNNLSKEVYKQVRSYFREKLLKTIIPRNVKLSEAPSYGQPILDYDIKCKGAESYIELAKELLGRINEKKSVR, from the coding sequence ATGGGTAAAATAATTGCGATAGCAAATCAAAAAGGTGGAGTAGGTAAAACTACTACGAGTGTAAATTTGGCGGCATCTTTGGCCTTTGCTGAGGCGCGTGTGCTGTTAGTTGATATGGACCCCCAAGGGAATGCAACTAGCGGGTTGGGTTTTATCCCTTCTGAGCTTGAGAAAAGCGTCTATAATGTCATTATTGATAACATCCCTGTCAAAGATGTAATGTTTAAGACTAAAGTGGAGAATTTATCAATTATCCCAAGCAAGATAGATTTAACTGCTGCGGAAATAGAGCTTGTGACTGTTTTGTCAAGAGAGACAAGATTGAAAAGGTGTTTGGAGTCCATAAAGGAAGAATTTGATGTGATAATTATAGATTGCCCCCCATCTTTGGGACTTTTGACTGTAAATTCTTTAACGGCAGCCGATAGTGTGTTGATACCTCTTCAATGTGAGTATTACGCTCTTGAAGGCTTAAGTCAGCTTTTGAACACTGTAAAGCTTATTAGGGAGAGCTTAAATCAAAATCTTGAACTTGAAGGGATTTTATTGACGATGTATGATCCGAGAAACAATTTGTCAAAAGAGGTTTATAAGCAGGTAAGAAGTTATTTCAGGGAGAAACTTTTAAAAACGATTATCCCCAGAAATGTCAAGCTTAGTGAGGCTCCGAGTTATGGGCAACCTATTTTGGACTACGATATAAAATGCAAAGGTGCAGAAAGCTATATTGAGCTTGCAAAAGAACTTCTTGGAAGGATAAATGAGAAAAAATCCGTTAGGTAG
- a CDS encoding ParB/RepB/Spo0J family partition protein, producing the protein MRKNPLGRGLETLIPKDDTAVNKKNPIELDITDIIPNQDQPRKIFDSDKLNELAESIKSRGLVQPIIVTKTGDKYTIIAGERRWRASGLAGLKKIPVIIRDISDEKEQLELALIENIQREDLNPVELANAYKNLMEKFSYTQEELSKIVGKSRSAVANILRLLKLPREVIEAISKNIITEGHARALLGLENSSEIVEAFKVVVKKDLSVRETEYLVKRIKKGENKDISEQKEDVFIQSLKSEFESFFRAKVNIKTGKKGGTIEIKFNSNEELDTIINLIRGQND; encoded by the coding sequence ATGAGAAAAAATCCGTTAGGTAGAGGGCTTGAAACCCTTATTCCAAAAGATGACACTGCTGTTAATAAAAAAAATCCGATCGAGCTTGATATTACGGATATTATTCCAAATCAGGATCAGCCTAGGAAGATTTTTGATTCGGACAAACTTAATGAGCTTGCTGAGTCTATAAAAAGCAGGGGGCTCGTGCAACCTATAATAGTTACAAAAACCGGTGATAAGTATACCATAATTGCAGGTGAACGTCGTTGGAGAGCTTCAGGTCTGGCGGGGCTCAAGAAGATTCCTGTCATTATAAGGGATATTTCTGACGAAAAAGAGCAGCTTGAATTGGCGCTTATTGAAAACATACAGAGGGAAGATTTAAACCCCGTAGAGCTTGCCAATGCCTATAAAAATTTGATGGAGAAATTTTCTTATACGCAGGAAGAGTTATCTAAAATAGTTGGCAAAAGCAGAAGTGCCGTTGCAAATATTTTAAGGCTTTTAAAGTTGCCACGTGAAGTAATTGAAGCGATATCTAAAAATATTATCACCGAGGGGCACGCAAGAGCGCTTTTGGGCCTTGAAAACAGTTCGGAAATTGTTGAAGCTTTTAAGGTAGTAGTCAAAAAGGATTTGAGTGTCAGGGAAACTGAATATCTTGTTAAGAGAATAAAAAAAGGTGAGAATAAAGATATTAGTGAACAAAAAGAGGATGTTTTTATTCAATCTTTAAAGAGTGAGTTTGAATCATTTTTTAGGGCAAAGGTAAATATTAAAACAGGGAAAAAAGGTGGCACAATAGAGATAAAGTTTAACTCCAATGAGGAGTTAGATACTATCATTAATTTAATAAGGGGTCAAAATGATTAA
- a CDS encoding polymer-forming cytoskeletal protein → MIKPKGEVNDINAFLGTNTKFNGTLIFDGLVRIDGDFEGNVKTKDTLVIANSGNVKAEIEAGVIKISGKFDGTIKAATKVELLKPAIVKGTINTPAISIEEGVMFDGQCIMSAKPGTNVTKEG, encoded by the coding sequence ATGATTAAACCAAAAGGTGAAGTAAACGATATTAATGCTTTTTTAGGCACAAATACCAAATTTAACGGGACACTGATTTTTGACGGATTAGTTAGAATCGATGGTGATTTTGAAGGGAATGTCAAAACAAAGGATACCCTTGTAATAGCAAATTCAGGAAATGTTAAGGCTGAGATAGAGGCGGGCGTTATTAAAATATCCGGTAAGTTTGACGGCACCATAAAAGCAGCTACAAAAGTAGAGCTTTTAAAACCTGCGATTGTAAAAGGAACCATAAACACCCCTGCCATATCTATTGAAGAAGGGGTAATGTTTGACGGACAATGTATTATGAGTGCTAAGCCCGGCACAAATGTTACAAAAGAGGGTTAA
- a CDS encoding triose-phosphate isomerase, protein MRRSVIAGNWKMNLGFGEAADLVNSLTKLNYNTEQKDVIIAPSFVYLSELGKIAKDSNIKVYAQNFYYEDSGAFTGEVSIEMLKNIGVAGSIVGHSERRMIFHETDEVINKKIKAAVAHKFPVIFCVGETLEQRVAGVHEEVVTAQVGLGLEGISEKDMEIITIAYEPVWAIGTGKTASSDDAESMHKAIRNFLGKKYNKALADNVRILYGGSVKPENISELMAMENINGALVGGASLKADSFAKIINY, encoded by the coding sequence ATGAGAAGATCGGTCATTGCCGGCAACTGGAAGATGAATCTTGGCTTTGGTGAAGCGGCTGATTTGGTCAATAGTCTGACAAAGTTGAATTATAATACTGAGCAAAAAGATGTTATTATCGCCCCGTCTTTTGTGTATTTATCTGAGCTTGGTAAGATTGCAAAAGATTCAAATATTAAGGTATATGCCCAAAATTTCTATTATGAAGATTCAGGCGCTTTTACAGGGGAAGTTTCCATAGAAATGCTTAAAAATATTGGTGTGGCAGGTTCTATTGTAGGGCATTCCGAAAGACGTATGATTTTTCATGAAACGGATGAAGTTATTAATAAAAAGATTAAAGCGGCTGTTGCACATAAATTTCCTGTTATTTTTTGTGTTGGGGAAACATTGGAGCAGAGAGTAGCCGGGGTGCATGAAGAGGTTGTTACTGCTCAAGTCGGGCTCGGCCTTGAGGGTATCTCTGAAAAAGATATGGAAATTATAACAATCGCATATGAGCCTGTATGGGCAATCGGCACAGGGAAAACAGCATCGAGTGATGATGCGGAGAGTATGCATAAGGCAATTAGAAATTTTCTTGGCAAAAAATACAACAAAGCTCTTGCAGATAATGTAAGAATATTGTATGGGGGTAGTGTAAAACCCGAAAATATTTCTGAGCTTATGGCTATGGAAAATATTAACGGTGCTCTTGTAGGTGGAGCGAGCTTAAAGGCTGATTCATTTGCAAAAATAATTAATTATTGA
- a CDS encoding amino acid permease has product MGKLAKELKFIDIFSIAAGAMVSSGIFLLPGVAYGRCGASVVMAYFLAGLMSIPGVLSISELVTAMPKAGGGYFFVTRSLGAGVGTVAGILSWFSLIFKTTFALVGLSTYAVLFLSIDPRIIGTAICVIFLIINYRGVTKAGSIQVFLVFTLFTILTIFVFYSMEYVDITNFTTVFKGDLGSIMSTAGFVFVSYGGLLKVASLAEEAEDAKHLPKGMILALIIISIFYTLLVFLTVGILKGNVLVHSMTPISDAGFAVLGKKGRILLSIAALIGFVSASNVGIMSASRYPYALSKDKMFPEIFEKVSSKYKTPVMSIAITGLLIISGLFLNLNILVEVASTSLILTYILANLSVIIMRESRLTNYKPHYKAPLYPYLQIIGIFIYIFLIFELGKDAILATLVFVIISLIVYLFYGRKRRKQEYALLHVIERVLNKEFAGVKLEKELRNILQERDAIKEDRFDKLVKKALVFDFEDSMTFEELYKEVSEKLGNRLNIPAGKIYDLLCEKEKRYTSVLGENIAIPHIIIDGENIFDVVIIRNRKGVIFQDNKKINVVFILIGSMDERNFHLKALSAIAQVVNGKDFYKRWMDAKTSNVLKDIVLLSNRQR; this is encoded by the coding sequence GCTTGTGACAGCAATGCCAAAAGCCGGTGGTGGCTATTTTTTTGTAACAAGAAGCCTTGGTGCCGGAGTGGGGACTGTAGCTGGAATATTAAGTTGGTTTTCCCTTATCTTCAAGACTACTTTTGCATTAGTGGGTTTATCAACTTATGCTGTTTTATTTTTATCAATTGACCCGAGAATTATTGGCACTGCAATATGTGTGATATTTTTGATAATTAATTACAGGGGCGTTACAAAGGCAGGAAGTATACAAGTATTTCTGGTATTTACTTTATTTACAATCTTAACAATTTTTGTCTTTTATTCTATGGAATATGTAGATATTACTAACTTTACGACTGTTTTTAAAGGGGATTTAGGTAGTATTATGTCTACCGCAGGATTTGTATTTGTGTCTTATGGAGGGTTGTTGAAAGTTGCAAGTTTGGCCGAAGAGGCTGAGGATGCCAAACATTTGCCTAAGGGGATGATTTTAGCTCTGATAATAATCAGTATTTTTTATACATTATTAGTTTTTTTAACGGTAGGAATTTTAAAAGGTAATGTCCTTGTTCACTCTATGACCCCTATTTCAGATGCCGGTTTTGCAGTTTTGGGCAAAAAGGGTAGGATATTGCTCTCCATAGCAGCACTCATAGGGTTTGTTTCGGCATCAAATGTCGGTATTATGTCAGCCTCAAGATATCCGTATGCCTTAAGCAAAGATAAAATGTTTCCGGAAATATTTGAAAAGGTATCTTCGAAATACAAAACCCCAGTTATGTCGATAGCTATTACGGGATTATTGATTATATCAGGGCTGTTTCTAAATTTAAACATACTTGTAGAAGTAGCTTCTACTTCACTGATTTTAACTTATATACTTGCTAATTTGTCCGTTATAATTATGCGGGAAAGTAGGCTGACAAACTATAAGCCCCATTACAAAGCCCCTCTTTATCCCTATTTGCAGATTATTGGCATTTTTATATACATTTTTCTTATTTTTGAGCTTGGTAAAGATGCGATTTTGGCAACATTAGTCTTTGTGATTATCAGTTTGATTGTATATTTATTCTATGGAAGAAAGAGGCGAAAGCAGGAGTATGCATTATTGCACGTCATTGAACGAGTTTTAAACAAAGAGTTTGCAGGTGTAAAGCTTGAAAAGGAGCTTAGAAATATTTTACAGGAAAGGGATGCGATTAAAGAGGATAGGTTTGATAAATTGGTGAAAAAAGCTCTTGTGTTTGACTTTGAAGATAGTATGACTTTTGAAGAGCTTTATAAAGAGGTGTCGGAAAAATTAGGCAACAGGCTTAATATTCCTGCAGGGAAGATATATGACTTACTTTGCGAAAAAGAGAAGAGATATACTAGCGTATTGGGTGAAAATATTGCTATCCCTCATATAATAATTGACGGGGAAAATATTTTTGATGTTGTAATTATAAGAAACAGAAAAGGGGTAATCTTTCAGGACAACAAGAAAATCAATGTGGTATTTATACTCATCGGCAGTATGGATGAGAGGAATTTTCATTTGAAAGCATTATCTGCAATTGCGCAGGTGGTAAACGGTAAAGATTTTTATAAAAGATGGATGGATGCAAAGACGTCAAATGTGTTAAAAGATATAGTTTTGTTGAGCAACAGGCAGCGTTGA